The following proteins come from a genomic window of Asterias amurensis chromosome 15, ASM3211899v1:
- the LOC139948094 gene encoding reticulocalbin-2-like isoform X1 encodes MGINRFYFYGVKMSSTKGICLSILLLTAVVMLHGLGVPPSDLDLDLTRTKPFDHEMFLGGYRAAKEFKTLSEEESKARLQVILKKADVNADGHLDKEELQEWVIGSLKNIDRVIAEEHMLIQDKNKDGRLSWEEYSQHVLGFIPESDEQYPDDEMRMEFKSNKKMFKMADKNKDGFLEGEELLAFYNPNAVDGMQEVVIEKLLEDFDLNGDGAVEMDEFIGKYHDGNDLPDLTGKRKEPLWVEEEREIFKQQLDKDGNGVMEGDELVQWVKPRYQTTAEKEAIHLIDVADRDGDGKLSVDEIINKYEIFTGSKATHFGRHIRSEKFPHQEL; translated from the exons ATGGGGATAAACAGGTTTTATTTCTATG GTGTCAAAATGTCATCAACAAAAGGTATCTGCTTGAGCATCCTCTTACTGACAGCTGTGGTGATGTTGCACGGGTTAGGCGTCCCGCCATCGGATCTGGACTTGGACCTTACCCGGACAAAGCCCTTTGATCATGAGATGTTTCTTGGTGGATAT AGGGCTGCCAAGGAGTTCAAGACACTATCTGAGGAGGAAAGCAAGGCACGTCTTCAAGTGATCCTGAAAAAAGCCGATGTCAACGCTGATGGCCATCTAGATAAAG AGGAACTGCAGGAGTGGGTCATCGGCTCCTTGAAAAACATCGACAGAGTCATCGCTGAAGAGCACATGCTAATCCAAGACAAGAACAAAGATGGTCGCCTGTCTTGGGAGGAGTACAGTCAGCACGTCTTGGGTTTCATACCGGAAAGTGATGAGCAATATCCCGATGATGAAATGAGAATG GAGTTCAAAAGcaacaagaaaatgttcaagatGGCTGACAAAAACAAAGATGGATTCCTGGAAGGAGAAGAGCTTTTGGCATTCTACAACCCCAATGCTGTTGACGGTATGCAG GAAGTGGTCATCGAGAAACTCTTGGAGGACTTTGATCTGAATGGAGATGGTGCTGTGGAAATGGATGAATTTATTGGGAAATATCATGATGGAAATGACTTACCAG ACTTGACAGGGAAGAGAAAGGAGCCACTATGGGTGGAAGAGGAGCGGGAGATCTTCAAACAGCAACTTGATAAAGATGGCAATGGTGTGATGGAAGGAGATGAGCTGGTTCAATGGGTTAAACCTCGCTACCAAACCACAGCAGAGAAAGAG GCTATTCATCTAATTGATGTTGCAGACAGGGATGGAGATGGCAAGCTCAGTGTGGATGAAATCATCAACAAATATGAAATCTTTACAGGGAGTAAGGCCACCCATTTCGGCAGGCATATACGCAGTGAAAAGTTCCCACACCAAGAACTTTGA
- the LOC139948094 gene encoding reticulocalbin-2-like isoform X2 has translation MSSTKGICLSILLLTAVVMLHGLGVPPSDLDLDLTRTKPFDHEMFLGGYRAAKEFKTLSEEESKARLQVILKKADVNADGHLDKEELQEWVIGSLKNIDRVIAEEHMLIQDKNKDGRLSWEEYSQHVLGFIPESDEQYPDDEMRMEFKSNKKMFKMADKNKDGFLEGEELLAFYNPNAVDGMQEVVIEKLLEDFDLNGDGAVEMDEFIGKYHDGNDLPDLTGKRKEPLWVEEEREIFKQQLDKDGNGVMEGDELVQWVKPRYQTTAEKEAIHLIDVADRDGDGKLSVDEIINKYEIFTGSKATHFGRHIRSEKFPHQEL, from the exons ATGTCATCAACAAAAGGTATCTGCTTGAGCATCCTCTTACTGACAGCTGTGGTGATGTTGCACGGGTTAGGCGTCCCGCCATCGGATCTGGACTTGGACCTTACCCGGACAAAGCCCTTTGATCATGAGATGTTTCTTGGTGGATAT AGGGCTGCCAAGGAGTTCAAGACACTATCTGAGGAGGAAAGCAAGGCACGTCTTCAAGTGATCCTGAAAAAAGCCGATGTCAACGCTGATGGCCATCTAGATAAAG AGGAACTGCAGGAGTGGGTCATCGGCTCCTTGAAAAACATCGACAGAGTCATCGCTGAAGAGCACATGCTAATCCAAGACAAGAACAAAGATGGTCGCCTGTCTTGGGAGGAGTACAGTCAGCACGTCTTGGGTTTCATACCGGAAAGTGATGAGCAATATCCCGATGATGAAATGAGAATG GAGTTCAAAAGcaacaagaaaatgttcaagatGGCTGACAAAAACAAAGATGGATTCCTGGAAGGAGAAGAGCTTTTGGCATTCTACAACCCCAATGCTGTTGACGGTATGCAG GAAGTGGTCATCGAGAAACTCTTGGAGGACTTTGATCTGAATGGAGATGGTGCTGTGGAAATGGATGAATTTATTGGGAAATATCATGATGGAAATGACTTACCAG ACTTGACAGGGAAGAGAAAGGAGCCACTATGGGTGGAAGAGGAGCGGGAGATCTTCAAACAGCAACTTGATAAAGATGGCAATGGTGTGATGGAAGGAGATGAGCTGGTTCAATGGGTTAAACCTCGCTACCAAACCACAGCAGAGAAAGAG GCTATTCATCTAATTGATGTTGCAGACAGGGATGGAGATGGCAAGCTCAGTGTGGATGAAATCATCAACAAATATGAAATCTTTACAGGGAGTAAGGCCACCCATTTCGGCAGGCATATACGCAGTGAAAAGTTCCCACACCAAGAACTTTGA